The following proteins are encoded in a genomic region of Triticum dicoccoides isolate Atlit2015 ecotype Zavitan chromosome 1B, WEW_v2.0, whole genome shotgun sequence:
- the LOC119350693 gene encoding putative leucine-rich repeat receptor-like protein kinase At2g19210, which translates to MAATPWLLLVCIAAGAASSGVLQARAQPDSKGFISIDCGFPGTTSYVDSTTELSYAPDAAFTDTGSNHNISVEYMKPQSLLSKTYHNLRSFPDGTRNCYTLRSLVPGLKYLLRASFFYGNYDGLDRIPIFDLHIGVNFWRVVNITNMGYALQVEVLVVVPDDFVQVCLINTGVGTPFISGLSLRPLKKTMYPQVTAAQGLVLMTRLNLGPTDDSTFVRYPDDPYDRIWTPWVNMKIWTVISTKKRVQSIDNDVFEAPTAVMQTAIRPRDVTKNIEFSWSPEPQPNDPSPGYIAILHFSELQILPINTVRQFYVNLNGELWYPSGFMPTYLYIGATYNNLPSRHNSYNISINATGNSTLPPIINGVEIFSVISTTNLSTYSQDVFAIMAIKVKYQVQKNWMGDPCVPKTMAWERLACNYEITTPHRIKAVDLSFNGLSGDISSSFINLKALQYLNLSSNKLTGSIPDALSQIPSLTVIDLSSNLLSGSIPSGLLKRVQDGSLNLRYDNNPNICTSDNSCQLAAKRNNKLAIYIVVPIVVVVVMASLAILLFYLIRQSQQGEASTLLMLSYANYMSVNGGRGDSSLQLENRRFTYKQLDTITRGFKQILGRGGFGIVYHGFLEDNTQVAVKLRSRTSKQGVNVFLAEAQILTQIHHKNLVSMIGYCKDGKDMALVYEYMSEGTLQEHIKGRDGNGQGLLDWRKRLQIALQSAKGLEYLHTGCSPSLIHMDVKPTNILLNVSLEAKIADFGMSKAFKRDKDTHVSTNTLVGTYGYVDPEYLATMQPTTKSDVYSFGVVLLELVTGRPAILPESPMPISIIQWVRSQLAEGNIESVVDARMHGCYDVNSVWKVANIALECTTQVSVERPTISDVVVQLQECLNLED; encoded by the exons ATGGCGGCAACGCCATGGCTGCTGCTTGTCTGCATCGCCGCTGGCGCCGCCTCCAGCGGGGTGCTTCAAGCTCGTGCCCAGCCTGACAGCAAAG GTTTCATAAGCATAGACTGCGGATTTCCAGGGACAACGAGCTACGTAGACAGCACAACCGAGCTCTCCTACGCCCCGGATGCCGCCTTCACCGACACCGGCTCGAATCACAACATCTCAGTGGAGTACATGAAGCCGCAGTCGCTGCTCTCGAAGACCTACCACAACTTGCGCAGCTTCCCCGACGGCACGCGCAACTGCTACACGCTCCGGTCCCTGGTGCCCGGGCTCAAGTATCTCCTCCGCGCCTCGTTTTTCTACGGCAACTACGACGGGCTCGACAGGATTCCTATATTTGACCTTCACATAGGGGTCAACTTCTGGAGGGTGGTGAACATCACAAATATGGGCTACGCGCTGCAAGTGGAGGTCCTCGTGGTTGTGCCGGATGACTTCGTACAGGTTTGCCTGATCAACACCGGCGTCGGGACACCATTCATCTCTGGGCTGAGCCTGAGGCCGCTCAAGAAGACGATGTACCCGCAGGTAACCGCGGCGCAGGGCCTGGTGCTGATGACTAGGCTCAACCTCGGCCCGACTGACGATTCTACCTTTGTCAG GTACCCTGATGATCCATACGATCGAATCTGGACCCCGTGGGTCAACATGAAAATCTGGACCGTGATATCGACAAAGAAGAGGGTGCAGAGCATAGACAATGACGTCTTCGAGGCGCCAACGGCAGTCATGCAGACGGCGATCAGGCCGCGGGACGTCACCAAGAACATAGAGTTTTCTTGGAGCCCGGAGCCCCAGCCGAACGACCCGTCACCAGGGTACATCGCCATCTTGCACTTCTCTGAGCTGCAGATTCTCCCCATTAACACCGTGCGGCAGTTCTACGTCAACCTTAACGGCGAGTTGTGGTATCCGAGCGGCTTCATGCCTACCTACCTCTACATCGGTGCCACCTACAACAACCTCCCCTCTAGGCATAACAGCTATAACATCTCCATCAACGCCACTGGCAACTCGACGCTGCCGCCGATCATCAACGGTGTGGAGATTTTCTCCGTCATCTCCACCACCAACCTTAGCACGTACTCACAGGATG TATTCGCTATCATGGCGATAAAGGTGAAGTATCAGGTGCAAAAGAACTGGATGGGTGACCCGTGCGTTCCAAAGACTATGGCTTGGGAAAGGTTGGCATGCAATTATGAGATCACAACCCCTCACAGGATCAAAGCCGT AGATTTGTCCTTCAACGGCCTAAGTGGTGATATATCATCTTCTTTCATAAATCTCAAGGCTCTCCAGTACTT GAATCTGTCAAGCAACAAATTGACAGGCTCAATTCCAGATGCCCTTTCCCAAATACCTTCATTGACGGTTAT AGATTTGTCAAGCAATCTGCTCAGTGGTTCAATTCCCTCTGGACTTCTCAAAAGAGTTCAAGATGGCTCGCTCAATCTAAG ATATGACAACAATCCAAACATTTGCACGAGTGACAATTCATGTCAGCTGGCGGCTAAAAGGAACAACAAGCTGGCTATCTATATTGTTGTCCCTATAGTTGTGGTTGTGGTGATGGCATCATTGGCAATACTTCTCTTTTACTTGATAAGACAAAGTCAACAAGGTGAGGCATCAAC ACTATTGATGCTgtcatatgccaactatatgtcAGTAAATGGTGGCCGTGGGGACAGTTCATTGCAACTTGAGAACCGTCGGTTCACCTACAAACAACTTGATACGATAACAAGGGGATTCAAGCAGATTCTTGGTCGGGGAGGTTTCGGGATTGTCTATCATGGATTCCTGGAAGATAATACTCAGGTGGCAGTGAAATTGCGGTCTCGTACTTCTAAGCAAGGTGTCAATGTGTTCCTCGCGGAG GCTCAGATTTTGACGCAGATTCATCATAAGAATCTTGTCTCTATGATTGGTTATTGCAAGGATGGAAAGGACATGGCACTTGTGTACGAGTACATGTCAGAAGGAACACTACAAGAGCATATTAAAG GAAGAGACGGCAATGGACAAGGTTTATTGGACTGGAGAAAGAGGCTTCAAATTGCACTTCAATCTGCCAAAG GGCTTGAGTACTTACACACCGGATGCAGCCCGTCCCTCATCCACATGGACGTGAAGCCCACAAACATTCTCCTAAATGTGAGTTTGGAGGCCAAGATTGCCGACTTCGGCATGTCCAAGGCCTTCAAGCGCGATAAGGACACCCATGTATCCACAAACACACTTGTTGGTACATATGGATACGTTGATCCAGAGTACCTGGCAACAATGCAGCCAACAACAAAGAGTGACGTGTATAGTTTCGGTGTCGTGCTGTTGGAATTAGTCACCGGGAGACCAGCTATCCTTCCAGAGTCTCCGATGCCCATCAGCATCATCCAGTGGGTGAGGTCCCAGCTAGCGGAGGGCAACATTGAGAGCGTGGTGGATGCACGCATGCATGGTTGTTACGATGTGAACAGTGTGTGGAAGGTGGCAAACATTGCTCTAGAATGCACCACACAGGTGTCGGTAGAGCGGCCCACCATCAGTGACGTGGTGGTGCAGCTGCAAGAGTGCCTCAATCTAGAGGATTGA